Within Paenibacillus albicereus, the genomic segment GCCTGTTCTGGATGCTGCTCGGCAACCCGCTGGTCGCCTTGCTCGTCCTGCTGGCCGTCCTTTATTTCCTCGACCGCCGCTTCGTCGGCCTGACGCCGAGCTTCACCAAGCCGCTGCGACGACGCAGCCGCATCGCGGCGCTCCGCCGGGAGCTGGAGGCGAACCCGAGCAACAGCGGCTCCCGCCTCGAGCTGGCGCGGCTGCTGCTGGAGCGCAAGTCCTACGCGGAAGCGAGGAGCACGCTGGAGCCGCTGCGCGAATCGCTGCTCATGGAGGATTCGGCCGAGTTCTGGGACGACTACGGCACGAGCCTGCTCCATACCGGCCGCGTGGAGGAAGGAGAGGCGGC encodes:
- a CDS encoding tetratricopeptide repeat protein produces the protein MKIALLFGLFWMLLGNPLVALLVLLAVLYFLDRRFVGLTPSFTKPLRRRSRIAALRRELEANPSNSGSRLELARLLLERKSYAEARSTLEPLRESLLMEDSAEFWDDYGTSLLHTGRVEEGEAAIRKALDLNPRVKYGAPHLRLAALKAKSDKAQALAQLEAFSRIQSSSCEGYYRMGKLLQGLDRRAEAKAAFEEGLRLYRQLPKYKRRQERRWALLCSLGKNAS